A segment of the Streptomyces sp. XD-27 genome:
GTGTCGATCGCGTAGACGCCGAGCCGCGCGTCGAACTTGCGCTCAAGTTCCTTGAATTCGCGGACGAACGGCTTCGCGGTGGACGGATGCGAGGCGCGCGGCTTCGGCGCGGCCGAGGCGTCGTCGCCGTCCTGGCCGCAGGCCGTGAGCGGGACGAGGGCGAGGGCGGCGAGCGCGCCGAGCAGGGCGCGCCGGGCACGGGTGTGCTGCATGGTCGAAACCTCCTGGTCGTGAGGGCCAGGAGCACCCTCGCCCGCGAACAGTCATGCGGTCCAATACGTTCGTGGGCTGTTTCATGCCGATTCGGCATGGGAGTCGGGGCGTGGATCTGGCATAGGGTGCGGGCTGTGGATCTGGTGGGAGCGTGTCGCGCGTTCGTGAACGTCAGTGAGCGCGGCGGTTTCACCGTCGGGGCGGCCGCGGCCGGGATGTCCCAGCCGGTGGCCAGCCGGCGCGTCGCCGCTCTGGAGGAACGCTTCGGCGAGCCGTTGTTCGAGCGCACCTCGCGGCGGGCCGTCCTCACCCCCTTCGGCCGGGACATGCTGCCGGTGGCCAGGCAGCTCGTGCGGGCGGCCGACGTGCTGCTGCACGAGGCGGAGGCCGCCAAGCGCAAGCCGTGGCGGCTCGCGGTGCCCGGCGTCTGCTCCACGGCGGGTCTCGCCCGCCTCGTCGCCGAGGCGCGCGGGCACGGCGTCACGCTCGATCTCCGCGTCGCGGCGCCCGCGCGGCGCGAGGAGCTCGTTCACGCGCAGCAGGTGCGTGCCGCCCTGCTCGCGGTGCCGCCGGACGAGGCGACGTGGTCCGTGCCGCTCGGGCTCGCCGGTGCGCAGGATCCGGGCGTGAAGCGCGTCTACCTCGAAACGCTGCGGGTCGGGCGGGCTTCCCCCGGCCCGGCCCGCCGTATCTGGATCCAACCGGAGGACGACGTGCCGCACATCCGCGACCCGCTGACGCGGCTGCGCGACGCGGTCGGGCTGCGGCCCGCCCAGGTCGTCGCCGCGGACGAGCTGACGACCGCCGCGGCGGAAGTCCTGTGCACGCGCGACCTGCTGCTGTGCTCCCCGGCGCAGGCCGCGGAACTCGCCCTGGACTGGCGGCCCCTCGGTGAGATCACGCTCAGTCGGGGGTTCGCCCTCGCCGCCGCCGCGGACGGCAATCCCCAGCACATCGCGGCGCGCCTGGGCGACGCCCTCGCGCGCTGCCTCGGCGCGGGCACCCGAGAGGGCACTCAAGGGGGCGGCCAAGCGCGCGGCCGGGCGGCCGCCGCGGGAGGGGCGGCGGGGTGAGCACCGAGGCACTGCTGAGCGACCTGCGGCGGCAACTGCACGACGGTGGCCTGCGCGGCTGCCTGCTCGTGCGGGATCTGCACACGGGGGAGGAGCTGGGGATCGAGCCGGACACCCAGCTGCCCAGTGCTTCCCTGGTCAAGGTCCCGCTGGCGCTGGCGACGGCGGAGCGCATCCGGCGGGGTGAGCTCGACGGGGCGGCGGCGCTCGACGTCAGCCCCGGGCGGATCACCACGCCCGGCCCCACCGGGCTGAGCCGGTTCCGCCACCCCGCCCGGATCGCGATCGACGACCTGCTCTACCTGAGCACCTGCGTGAGCGACGGCACGGCCGCCGACGCGCTGTTCGACCTCACCCCGCCCGCCCAGGTCGCCGACATCCTGCACGAACTCGGGCTCCGCGGCATCACCGTGCGGCACGGCATGCGCGAACTGAGCGACACCCCCGTGGAGCGCTTCGACGCCGCCCAGGCGCACCTCGCCCACGCCCTCGCCATCGACGCGGGCACCAGCGGCCGCGGACACCGGGTGCCGCAGCTCGACACCACCCGCGCCAACACCGGCAGCGCACGCGCCTGGGTCGACCTGCTCCAAGCCCTGTGGACGCCCTCGGCGATCCACCCCGACGTGGCCGAGCACGTGCGCGGCCTCATGGCCCACAACCTGATCCGGCACCGGCTCGCCCCGGACTTCAGCTCCGACGCCACCACCTGGTCCTCCAAGACCGGTACCCTGCTCAACCTCCGCCACGAGATCGGCGTCGTCGCGCACGCCGACGGCCAGGCCTTCGCCATCGCCGTGCTCACCGAGTCGCTCGTCCCGGCCAGTACCCAGCCCGGTGCCGACGCCCTCATGGCCCAGGCAGCCCGCGCCCTGCGCGACCACCTCCGGCAGCTCTAGGCGGTCTCGAAGGAGGGCCGGTCACGCGGGGCCCAGGCGGTCCTCCTTGTCGAGGAAGGGGAACCTCTCGTGGGCCTCACGCAGGGCCCGCTCGCGCGCGTACTCCGCCCCCGACTCCGCGGGTCTGTCCCAGGCTTCGGGGTGGAGGTACGTACCGCGCTCCTC
Coding sequences within it:
- a CDS encoding LysR family transcriptional regulator — its product is MDLVGACRAFVNVSERGGFTVGAAAAGMSQPVASRRVAALEERFGEPLFERTSRRAVLTPFGRDMLPVARQLVRAADVLLHEAEAAKRKPWRLAVPGVCSTAGLARLVAEARGHGVTLDLRVAAPARREELVHAQQVRAALLAVPPDEATWSVPLGLAGAQDPGVKRVYLETLRVGRASPGPARRIWIQPEDDVPHIRDPLTRLRDAVGLRPAQVVAADELTTAAAEVLCTRDLLLCSPAQAAELALDWRPLGEITLSRGFALAAAADGNPQHIAARLGDALARCLGAGTREGTQGGGQARGRAAAAGGAAG
- a CDS encoding serine hydrolase — protein: MSTEALLSDLRRQLHDGGLRGCLLVRDLHTGEELGIEPDTQLPSASLVKVPLALATAERIRRGELDGAAALDVSPGRITTPGPTGLSRFRHPARIAIDDLLYLSTCVSDGTAADALFDLTPPAQVADILHELGLRGITVRHGMRELSDTPVERFDAAQAHLAHALAIDAGTSGRGHRVPQLDTTRANTGSARAWVDLLQALWTPSAIHPDVAEHVRGLMAHNLIRHRLAPDFSSDATTWSSKTGTLLNLRHEIGVVAHADGQAFAIAVLTESLVPASTQPGADALMAQAARALRDHLRQL